A window of the Hippoglossus stenolepis isolate QCI-W04-F060 chromosome 8, HSTE1.2, whole genome shotgun sequence genome harbors these coding sequences:
- the LOC118113634 gene encoding uncharacterized protein LOC118113634 — MNSVADWLVQNRDKIEKGVEIMGQASEVLASTVGQLHPLLKVVFMATAELLSNPDGKEARYLTQQFKIVNQQLEGIHDEIDEISLELQKTSMNKQNFDREAQMLSQYEKFQDFVHAEQEFREKKMQKFLSHYENTESDLNLDSLYNSVIGKNTSGVPLLETAVATRQRSRRAVEDFCARLKKLFVVGIIAVMGHAALKEGAVGEDMVKKWQGRMEDVENLMKAAVDDCTENFAEQAKVDMEHQLQENSGTVDANLTKSLLDSLVKKYDWVNWSIRAFRDQERVFFFNWLAGKNYHSTEGANWFDVLTKNKIKVVVSFCVNPKPISKKQIQEQLEVQKMKGNMKTVALTLQKSFPNCLVHAVSHYKEVVETNNFHEDCYYFGKDKSAYLCIHPE; from the coding sequence ATGAACAGTGTGGCAGATTGGCTCGTCCAGAACAGGGACAAGATTGAGAAAGGTGTGGAGATCATGGGGCAAGCCTCCGAGGTGCTCGCTTCCACAGTGGGCCAGCTTCATCCCCTGCTGAAGGTTGTGTTCATGGCTACGGCCGAGCTTCTCAGCAACCCGGATGGCAAAGAGGCTCGCTACCTGACCCAACAATTTAAAATCGTCAACCAGCAACTCGAGGGAATCCATGATGAGATCGATGAAATTTCCCTGGAGCTGCAGAAGACGTCGATGAACAAGCAGAACTTTGATCGAGAGGCACAGATGCTCAGCCAGTACGAAAAGTTCCAGGACTTCGTCCATGCCGAGCAGGAGTTCCGGGAGAAGAAGATGCAGAAGTTCCTCAGCCATTACGAGAACACAGAGAGCGACTTGAACTTGGACTCGCTTTACAATTCCGTCATCGGGAAGAACACCTCAGGAGTCCCTCTGCTGGAAACTGCAGTCGCCACAAGGCAGAGAAGCAGACGAGCAGTTGAGGATTTCTGTGCCCGACTGAAGAAGCTTTTTGTAGTGGGCATTATCGCCGTCATGGGCCATGCTGCCCTCAAGGAAGGGGCAGTGGGCGAGGACATGGTGAAGAAGTGGCAGGGACGCATGGAGGACGTGGAGAACCTAATGAAAGCCGCAGTGGATGACTGTACAGAGAACTTTGCAGAGCAAGCCAAGGTGGACATGGAGCACCAGCTTCAGGAGAATTCCGGCACTGTTGACGCCAACTTGACCAAATCCCTCCTGGATTCACTTGTTAAGAAATACGACTGGGTGAACTGGTCCATCAGGGCCTTCAGAGACCAGGagcgtgttttctttttcaactggCTGGCAGGAAAGAACTACCACAGCACTGAAGGCGCCAACTGGTTTGACGTTTTGACCAAGAACAAGATCAAAGTGGTGGTCTCCTTCTGTGTCAACCCCAAGCCCATCAGCAAGAAACAGatccaggagcagctggaggtgcAGAAGATGAAGGGGAACATGAAGACGGTGGCTCTGACTTTGCAGAAGAGCTTCCCCAACTGCCTGGTCCACGCTGTCAGCCATTAcaaggaggtggtggagaccaacaACTTCCATGAGGATTGTTACTACTTTGGAAAAGACAAGAGTGCCTACCTGTGTATCCACCCTGAGTAG
- the LOC118113633 gene encoding uncharacterized protein LOC118113633, producing MNSVADWLVQNRDKIEKGVEIMGQASEVLASTVGQLHPVLEAVFVASAELLSNPDGKEARYLTQQFEIVNQQLEGIQDEIDKIALELQKTSMNKQNFDREAQMLSQYEKFQDFVNAKPKFREKKMQKFLSHYENTESDLNLDSLYNSVTGENTSGDPLLETVVATEQRSRRAVEDFCARLKKLFVVGIIAVMGHAALKEGAVGEDMVKKWQGRMEDVENLMKAAVDDCTENFAEQAKMDMEQQLQENSGTVDANLTKSLLDSLVKKYDWVNWSIRAFSDKERVFFFNWLAGKKYHGSGGANWFDVLTKNKIKVVVSFCVNPKPINKRQIQEQLEVQKMKGNMMTVALTLHKSLPNCLVHAVSHYKEVVETNNFHEDCYYFGKDKRAYLCIHPE from the coding sequence ATGAACAGTGTGGCAGATTGGCTCGTCCAGAACAGGGACAAGATTGAGAAAGGTGTGGAGATCATGGGGCAAGCCTCCGAGGTGCTCGCTTCCACAGTGGGCCAGCTTCATCCCGTGCTGGAGGCCGTGTTCGTGGCTTCGGCCGAGCTTCTCAGCAACCCGGATGGCAAAGAGGCTCGCTACCTGACCCAACAATTTGAAATCGTCAACCAGCAACTCGAGGGAATCCAAGATGAGATCGATAAAATTGCCCTAGAGCTGCAGAAGACGTCGATGAACAAGCAGAACTTTGATCGAGAGGCACAGATGCTCAGCCAGTACGAAAAGTTCCAGGACTTCGTCAACGCCAAGCCGAAGTTCCGGGAGAAGAAGATGCAGAAGTTCCTCAGCCATTACGAGAACACAGAGAGCGACTTGAACTTGGACTCGCTTTACAATTCCGTCACCGGGGAGAACACCTCAGGAGACCCTCTGCTGGAAACAGTAGTCGCCACAGAGCAGAGAAGCAGACGAGCAGTTGAGGATTTCTGTGCCCGACTGAAGAAGCTTTTTGTAGTGGGCATTATCGCCGTCATGGGCCATGCTGCCCTCAAGGAAGGGGCAGTGGGCGAGGACATGGTGAAGAAGTGGCAGGGACGCATGGAGGACGTGGAGAACCTAATGAAAGCCGCAGTGGATGACTGTACAGAGAACTTTGCAGAGCAAGCCAAGATGGACATGGAGCAACAGCTTCAGGAGAATTCCGGCACTGTTGACGCCAACTTGACCAAATCCCTCCTGGATTCACTTGTTAAGAAATACGACTGGGTGAACTGGTCCATCAGGGCCTTCAGCGACAAGGAGCgcgttttctttttcaactggCTGGCAGGAAAGAAGTACCACGGCAGCGGAGGCGCCAACTGGTTTGATGTTTTGACCAAGAACAAGATCAAAGTGGTGGTCTCCTTCTGTGTCAACCCCAAGCCCATCAACAAGAGACAGatccaggagcagctggaggtgcAGAAGATGAAGGGGAACATGATGACGGTGGCTCTGACTTTGCACAAGAGCTTACCCAACTGCCTGGTCCACGCTGTCAGCCATTAcaaggaggtggtggagaccaacaACTTCCATGAGGATTGTTACTACTTTGGAAAAGACAAGAGAGCCTACCTGTGTATCCACCCTGAGTAG